In Eubalaena glacialis isolate mEubGla1 chromosome 4, mEubGla1.1.hap2.+ XY, whole genome shotgun sequence, one DNA window encodes the following:
- the SIMC1 gene encoding SUMO-interacting motif-containing protein 1 isoform X3, with product MEDFIVISDDSGSESSGGTRSGRARRLRRALSRTTGALPRRTVDFIDLTRETRPRAKDRNGLCVIDLTGSEEENRPIATLDLTLEPVAPSHKEPASLQACASLSSKEVMEGRVDRSSRPAARRIINSDPVDLDLLEETAFEGPQPPTSISGDSVYPGEPNCSSTIFKGDLGFLASLQLSSDIHSLPATSNNGSRSNQRAPLPCPQQDVPCPPQALPCPLRALPCPLRASSCPPRASSCPPRALSCPSQTMQCQLQTLPHLPQEGPCPPQDVPCPQNVPCAQQNMPSPPQDSSWQLQHSQSPPQDSLCPPQDSLGLPQDVPGPPQNITYPQDVAHLQDMPQSLGDMPQSPGDMLQSSGDRPQSSGDVPQSPRDVPQSPADVLQSPADVSQSPANVPQSPRDTPPSPGSVPHSSGEVPHLSGDVLHSPGDMSCLPEDMPHTLGDLPHLPKLRPDSPQNDVQNHDTPMDVSAPSSPSCSPNPQSPQFETSLEKVPWLSVTKTPARKKISLSEPVNPGSTQVQARTPQGGLYNRPCLHRLKYFLRPPVHHLFFQTLIPDKDTRENKGQKLEPIPHRRLRMVTNTIEENFPLGTVQFLMDFVSPQHYPPREIVAHIIQKILLSGSETVDVLKEAYMLLMKIQQLHPANAKMVEWDWKLLTYVMEEEGQNLPGRALFLRYVVQTLEDDFQQILRKQRQHLQQSIASTVLSCDKQPHNVRDVIKWLVKAVTEDRLTQSPKENQTSPGTGILKASSSHPSPQPNLTKNSNQLIVCQLQRMLSIAVEVDRTPTCSSNKIAEMMFGFVLDIPERSQRIKQINVLWIMRAKFLTVREESNTYEKGKG from the exons GACTTCATTGACTTAACTAGAGAAACCAGACCAAGGGCAAAGGATCGCAATGGACTCTGTGTGATTGACCTAACAGGATCTGAGGAAGAAAATAGACCTATTGCCACTCTTGACTTGACTCTAGAACCTGTTGCTCCTTCCCATAAAGAGCCAGCCAGTCTTCAAGCATGTGCCAGCCTCTCCAGCAAAGAGGTGATGGAAGGGCGGGTAGACAGAAGCTCTCGGCCTGCAGCACGGAGAATCATTAACAGTGATCCTGTGGATTTGGACCTTTTGGAAGAAACTGCATTTGAAGGTCCCCAACCCCCTACGTCCATCAGTGGGGACTCTGTTTATCCAGGAGAGCCGAATTGTAGCTCAACCATATTCAAAGGTGACCTCGGCTTCTTGGCAAGCCTACAGCTATCTTCAGATATTCACTCCCTCCCCGCAACAAGCAATAATGGTAGCCGTAGCAATCAAAGGGCACCCTTGCCATGCCCACAGCAAGATGTGCCTTGCCCTCCACAAGCCTTGCCATGCCCACTGAGAGCCTTGCCATGCCCACTGCGAGCCTCATCATGTCCACCACGAGCCTCCTCATGCCCACCACGAGCCTTGTCATGCCCATCACAAACCATGCAGTGCCAACTACAAACTTTGCCTCACCTGCCTCAAGAAGGGCCATGCCCTCCTCAAGACGTGCCATGCCCTCAGAATGTGCCATGCGCTCAGCAGAATATGCCAAGTCCACCTCAAGACTCATCATGGCAACTTCAACACTCACAAAGCCCACCTCAAGACTCACTGTGTCCACCTCAAGACTCACTGGGCCTACCTCAAGATGTACCAGGCCCACCTCAAAACATAACGTATCCACAAGATGTGGCACACCTGCAAGACATGCCACAGTCCCTGGGAGACATGCCACAGTCACCAGGAGATATGCTACAATCATCAGGAGACAGGCCACAGTCATCAGGAGACGTGCCCCAGTCACCAAGAGATGTGCCACAGTCACCAGCAGATGTCCTACAGTCACCAGCAGATGTGTCACAGTCACCAGCCAATGTACCACAGTCACCAAGAGACACTCCACCGTCACCAGGAAGTGTACCACATTCATCTGGAGAAGTCCCACACTTATCAGGAGATGTGCTACATTCACCTGGGGACATGTCATGCTTGCCAgaagacatgccacacacacttGGAGACTTGCCTCATTTACCAAAACTCAGGCCTGACTCTCCGCAAAATGATGTACAGAACCATGACACCCCTATGGATGTCTCAGCTCCATCCTCTCCAAGCTGCTCTCCCAACCCACAGTCTCCACAGTTTGAAACTTCCTTAGAGAAAGTTCCTTGGCTCTCTGTCACAAAAACTCCAGCCAGAAAAAAGATATCATTGTCAGAGCCTGTCAACCCCGGATCTACCCAGGTGCAAGCACGAACACCACAAGGTGGGTTGTACAACAGACCATGCCTGCATAGACTGAAGTACTTCTTACGACCTCCGGTGCATCACCTCTTCTTCCAGACACTAATACCAGATAAAGACACAAGAGAG AACAAAGGTCAAAAATTAGAACCTATCCCTCATCGAAGACTAAGGATGGTAACAAACACCATTGAAGAAAACTTTCCCCTGGGGACTGTGCAGTTTTTGATGGACTTTGTGTCACCCCAGCATTACCCACCCAGAGAAATTGTGGCTCACATCATCCAGAAAATCCTGCTCAGTGGCTCTGAGACTGTGGATGTTCTAAAGGAGGCCTACATGCTTCTCATGAAAATTCAACA GCTACATCCAGCTAAtgccaagatggtggagtgggACTGGAAGCTGCTCACTTATGTCATGGAGGAAGAG GGACAAAATCTGCCCGGGCGAGCCCTTTTTCTACGTTATGTAGTACAGACCCTGGAAGATGATTTCCAACAGATCCTGAGGAAGCAGCGACAGCACCTGCAGCAATCTATTGCAAGCACTGTGCTATCCTGTGACAAGCAACCCCACAATGTCAG GGATGTCATCAAGTGGTTGGTCAAAGCAGTAACTGAAGACAGATTAACTCAGTCCCCAAAGGAGAATCAAACCTCTCCAGGAACAGGAATCTTGAAGGCCAGCAGTAGCCACCCTTCTCCCCAACCTAACCTGACAAAGAACAGCAATCAGCT GATTGTATGCCAGCTGCAGAGGATGCTGTCCATAGCCGTAGAGGTGGATAGGACCCCCACATGCAGCTCCAATAAAATTGCTGAAATGATGTTTGGGTTTGTGCTGGACATTCCTGAGAGGAGTCAGAG gattaaacaaataaatgtattgtGGATAATGAGAGCCAagtttctcactgtcagagaagAGAGTAACACATATGAAAAGGGGAAAGGATAG